ATGGTGGCCCCCGTGCTGGAGGAGATCGCCAAGGACCATGGCGAAACGCTCACCATCGCCAAGCTCGATGTGGATGCCAACCCGGAGACCGCACGCGCCTTCCAGGTGACGTCGATCCCCACCCTGATTCTCTTCCAGAACGGTGAGGCAACCAAGCGGATCGTCGGCGCCAAGAGCAAGTCGGCGTTGCTGCGTGAGCTGGACGGGGTCGTCTGACCGGTTCGACACCGGTCGGTTGACTCGGCCGGGAGTTTCTCTCATCGCCTAGGCATCTGAGACAATAGTGCAGTCCCGACGACGGGCAGCCCGTGTTCGGTCGGTGACAGTGCGGTTTCTTGCGAAAGGCGGAGTATGACGACAGGCGCGTCGAACATTCGCCGCGGCGATCGAGGCCCCGCCGTCAGCGAGGTACGCGAGGTGCTCACCGCACTCGGGTTCCTGGAGGATCCCGATGAGGTGCTTGCGACCGGTCGGCATGTCATGCCCGACCACTTCGACCCGACCTTGGACGACGCCGTGCGCGCGTTCCAGCAGCGCCGCGGCCTGTTGGTCGATGGTGTCGTCGGACCCGCGACCTATCGCACCCTGAAGGAAGCCTCCTATCGGCTCGGGGCTCGCACCCTTTTTCACCAGTTCTCCGCACCCATGTACGGCGACGATGTGGCGACTCTGCAGAAGCGCCTGCAAGATCTTGGGTTCTACACGGGCCTGGTCGACGGGAACTTCGGGCTGCAGACCTACAACTCGCTCATGTCATACCAGCGGGAGTACGGGCTGACCGCGGACGGTATTTGTGGACCCGAGACCCTGCGCTCGTTCCAGTTGTTGGGTCGACACGTCACCGGTGGATCCGCGCACGCGATTCGTGAGACCGAACACGTCCGCAACGCCGGCCCACAGCTGTCAGGCAAGCGCATCGTGATCGATCCGGGTCTCGGCGGCGCCGACCGCGGAGTCATCGTTCCGGGTCGCGAGGGCCCGACCAGCGAGGCAGACATCCTGTGGGACTTGGCCAGTCGCCTCGAGGGCCGGATGACAGCGATCGGTATGGACACGTACATCTCGCGCGCCATCCAGAACAACCCCACCGATATCGACCGCGCCACCTACGCCAACAATGTGGGTGCCGATCTGATGATCAGCCTGCGTTTCGACTCGCAACCGACGGTGGCCGCCAGCGGCGTCGCGTCCTATCACTTCGGCAACCTGCATGGCTCGGTGTCCACCATCGGACACATGCTGGCCGACTTTATTCAGCGAGAAGTGGCTGCTCGCACGGGATTACGCGACTGCAGAGCACACGGCCGGACGTGGGACCTGCTGCGCCTCACCCGGATGCCCACCGTGCAGGTGGACATCGGGTACATCACCTCACC
This genomic window from Mycobacteroides chelonae contains:
- the trxA gene encoding thioredoxin, whose amino-acid sequence is MSDHATVTVTDDSFQQDVVSSNKPVLVDFWATWCGPCKMVAPVLEEIAKDHGETLTIAKLDVDANPETARAFQVTSIPTLILFQNGEATKRIVGAKSKSALLRELDGVV
- a CDS encoding N-acetylmuramoyl-L-alanine amidase; this encodes MTTGASNIRRGDRGPAVSEVREVLTALGFLEDPDEVLATGRHVMPDHFDPTLDDAVRAFQQRRGLLVDGVVGPATYRTLKEASYRLGARTLFHQFSAPMYGDDVATLQKRLQDLGFYTGLVDGNFGLQTYNSLMSYQREYGLTADGICGPETLRSFQLLGRHVTGGSAHAIRETEHVRNAGPQLSGKRIVIDPGLGGADRGVIVPGREGPTSEADILWDLASRLEGRMTAIGMDTYISRAIQNNPTDIDRATYANNVGADLMISLRFDSQPTVAASGVASYHFGNLHGSVSTIGHMLADFIQREVAARTGLRDCRAHGRTWDLLRLTRMPTVQVDIGYITSPNDVSILSAAHYRDVVAESILAAVKRVYLLGKNDRPTGTFTFDELLAHELSAGS